Proteins from one Nitrospirota bacterium genomic window:
- a CDS encoding cytochrome C, translating into MNMHKSGIATVALWMVLGGSLPVQAGEHPGRLLASNCFQCHGTDGKAVGDMEPLAGKDVYSDLKEMQLGLEGDPDSIMRPHALGYTDEQIRWIADYFRAQPER; encoded by the coding sequence TTGAACATGCACAAGAGTGGTATAGCGACGGTTGCGCTATGGATGGTGCTGGGGGGATCCCTCCCGGTGCAGGCAGGAGAGCATCCGGGCCGTCTCTTGGCGTCCAATTGTTTCCAGTGCCATGGCACCGACGGCAAGGCCGTCGGCGACATGGAGCCCCTCGCGGGCAAGGACGTGTATTCCGACCTCAAGGAGATGCAGCTTGGGCTGGAGGGGGATCCCGACAGCATCATGCGCCCGCATGCCCTCGGCTACACCGACGAGCAGATCCGCTGGATCGCCGACTATTTCCGTGCCCAGCCCGAACGCTGA